The Alkalispirillum mobile genome has a segment encoding these proteins:
- a CDS encoding PilN domain-containing protein, translated as MTRINLLPWREAEREQRKKSFFIQLGAAVLAAALVWYGASWYMDGLISHQEARNDRIQQASRELDSKIAEIEDLEQELERLLSRAEVIQDLQDGRTSVVQLMEEMVSILHDGIYLTRIQEQNGRVSIQGRSRSPQEVSVFLQNIDNSSLLGDPDLDSFEAGGPDGDGQPRYYNFAARTSQQANR; from the coding sequence ATGACCCGAATCAACCTCCTCCCCTGGCGGGAAGCCGAGCGCGAACAGCGCAAGAAGAGCTTTTTCATCCAACTCGGCGCGGCCGTTCTGGCCGCCGCGCTGGTCTGGTACGGGGCATCCTGGTACATGGACGGGCTGATCTCCCACCAGGAGGCCCGCAACGACCGAATACAGCAGGCCTCCCGAGAACTCGACAGCAAGATCGCCGAGATCGAGGACCTGGAACAGGAGCTGGAGCGGTTGCTCAGCCGCGCCGAGGTCATCCAGGACCTCCAGGATGGCCGGACCTCCGTGGTACAGCTGATGGAGGAGATGGTCTCCATCCTCCACGATGGCATCTACCTCACCCGGATACAGGAGCAGAATGGACGAGTCTCCATCCAGGGGCGCTCCCGCTCGCCGCAGGAGGTCTCCGTCTTCCTGCAGAATATCGACAACTCCAGCCTGCTGGGCGACCCGGATCTCGACTCCTTCGAGGCCGGCGGCCCGGATGGAGACGGCCAGCCGCGTTACTACAACTTCGCGGCTCGCACGTCCCAGCAGGCTAATCGCTGA
- a CDS encoding pilus assembly protein PilM → MQIFRKKRPSLLGIDISTTAVKLLEFSEQRGGGLQVESYAVEPLPANAVVEKNVVEVDAVSDSINAAYQKSGSRTKGVALAVPSSAAISKVINLAADLNDEEMEAQIRAQADQYVPYPLDEVNLDFQRLGPAPGRSDEVQVLLVACRSDNIESRVDALDAAGLTAEVMDVESYAVENAFHLMSRALPDNGDGKTVAVVDIGATMTALTVMADDRIVYTREQLFGGRQLTEEIMRRYDMTFEQAGKAKRLGGLPDTYEQEVLEPFKEAMAQQVSRALQFFFGSGQTSTVDYVLFAGGCATIPGAAQVVAEHTGTPTVVANPFTGMTVNRRINPKVLAADAPAMMIASGLAMRSFD, encoded by the coding sequence GTGCAGATTTTCAGGAAGAAGCGGCCGTCGTTGCTGGGCATCGACATCAGCACCACGGCCGTAAAACTGCTCGAATTCAGCGAGCAGCGGGGCGGGGGGCTTCAGGTAGAGAGTTACGCCGTCGAACCGCTGCCCGCCAACGCCGTGGTGGAGAAGAACGTCGTCGAGGTGGACGCCGTCTCCGACAGCATCAACGCGGCCTACCAGAAGTCCGGCAGTCGCACCAAGGGCGTTGCCCTGGCGGTGCCCTCCTCGGCGGCGATCAGCAAGGTGATCAACCTGGCGGCCGATCTGAACGACGAGGAAATGGAGGCGCAGATCCGCGCCCAGGCTGATCAGTACGTGCCCTACCCCCTCGATGAGGTCAATCTCGACTTCCAGCGCTTGGGCCCGGCACCCGGCCGGTCCGACGAAGTCCAGGTGCTGCTGGTTGCCTGCCGCAGTGACAACATCGAATCCCGGGTGGACGCCCTCGACGCCGCGGGCCTCACCGCCGAGGTGATGGACGTGGAGAGTTACGCGGTGGAGAACGCTTTCCACCTGATGTCCCGGGCGCTACCGGACAATGGCGATGGCAAAACGGTCGCCGTGGTGGATATCGGGGCCACCATGACCGCGCTGACCGTCATGGCCGACGACCGTATTGTCTACACCCGCGAACAGCTCTTCGGCGGCCGGCAACTCACCGAGGAGATCATGCGCCGCTACGACATGACCTTCGAGCAGGCGGGCAAGGCCAAGCGCCTGGGCGGGCTTCCCGACACCTACGAGCAGGAGGTGCTGGAGCCGTTCAAGGAGGCCATGGCCCAGCAGGTCTCGCGGGCGCTGCAGTTCTTCTTCGGTTCCGGCCAGACGAGCACTGTCGATTACGTGCTCTTCGCCGGCGGTTGTGCCACCATCCCCGGCGCCGCGCAGGTGGTGGCGGAACACACCGGTACGCCCACGGTGGTCGCCAACCCCTTCACGGGCATGACCGTGAACCGGCGCATTAACCCGAAGGTCCTGGCCGCCGACGCCCCGGCCATGATGATTGCCAGCGGACTGGCCATGAGGAGCTTTGACTGA
- a CDS encoding penicillin-binding protein 1A: protein MRLLSRLSLWVLASVVSLGLVGLIAAAVAYAMLAPGLPSVETLRDVRLQVPLRVVSREGGLIAEYGEQRRIPLQSEDLPPQLVQAFLAAEDDRFFDHPGVDYQGIARAVRHLLLTGEKGPGGSTITMQLARNFFLTRDQTFQRKAQEILLALKIERTLSKEEILELYLNKIYLGQRSYGVGAAARIYYGKSVDELDLAQTAMIAGLPKAPSAYNPIANPPRAKIRRAYVLGRMLAEGYITPEEHAEAVDAPITAEVHAAPVEVSAPYVAEMVRQTMVAQYGEEEAYTGGYVVRTTVDGRMQAAADRALRDGLRAYDHRRGYRGPERQVELTGDEDESEREALLADHPRYGGLEAALVLSVDDEAELARVWVRRHGELELPFEGMAWARPYLSRTTRGPAPENVSDVVSVGDIIRVDRAPDVPRLAAIPAVEGSVVALDPENGAVLALAGGFDFFRSSFNRAVQSRRQPGSAFKPFIYAAALEQGYTPASMLSDTPIVMHDESLETSWRPTNYSGRVYGPTRFREALVHSRNLASIRLLRNVGIDETLDYLARIGLDTSVMPNGLSLALGSGEMTPLAMTQGYALFANGGFRVMPHFIDRIESAQGEVHFQARPPVACVDCSRMQVQADLQEEAGSVALQPVADSVLPATDAYLMTSIMQDVIQRGTGRAAQRLGRNDLAGKTGTTNDGRDAWFVGYNNRVVASAWVGFDNNDQLGPRETGASTALPIWTDFMEQALNGVPDAPLRQPDGLVTVRIDPEDGRRVRAGEGGMFEIFREDNLPDVAPRGSGGSGSGSREQDIF from the coding sequence ATGCGGCTACTCTCTCGTCTCTCTCTCTGGGTGCTCGCCAGCGTGGTCTCCCTCGGCCTGGTCGGGCTGATCGCCGCTGCGGTGGCTTACGCAATGCTTGCACCGGGATTGCCATCGGTGGAGACCTTGCGCGATGTCCGTCTCCAGGTTCCGCTGCGCGTGGTCAGCCGGGAGGGTGGCCTGATAGCGGAGTACGGTGAGCAGCGGCGGATCCCGCTGCAGTCCGAGGACCTGCCGCCGCAGTTGGTGCAGGCCTTTCTCGCTGCAGAGGATGACCGCTTTTTCGACCACCCGGGTGTCGACTATCAAGGCATCGCCCGGGCCGTGCGCCACCTGCTGCTTACCGGTGAGAAGGGGCCCGGGGGCAGCACCATTACCATGCAGTTGGCGCGGAACTTCTTCCTGACCCGGGACCAGACTTTCCAGCGCAAGGCACAGGAGATCCTGCTCGCACTCAAGATAGAGCGCACCCTTTCCAAAGAGGAGATCCTTGAGCTTTACCTGAACAAGATTTACCTGGGCCAACGGTCGTACGGCGTGGGGGCGGCCGCGCGCATCTACTACGGCAAGTCGGTGGATGAGCTGGACCTCGCGCAGACTGCCATGATTGCCGGTCTGCCGAAGGCCCCGTCGGCCTACAACCCCATTGCGAACCCCCCGCGGGCAAAGATCCGCCGCGCCTACGTGCTGGGTCGGATGCTGGCCGAGGGCTATATCACCCCGGAGGAGCACGCCGAGGCCGTGGATGCGCCGATCACCGCCGAGGTCCACGCCGCGCCCGTGGAGGTGTCTGCCCCCTACGTGGCCGAGATGGTGCGTCAGACCATGGTGGCCCAGTACGGGGAGGAGGAGGCCTACACCGGCGGTTACGTGGTGCGTACCACCGTGGATGGGCGGATGCAGGCTGCCGCCGACCGGGCGTTGCGGGACGGGCTGCGCGCCTACGACCATCGCCGAGGGTATCGCGGTCCCGAGCGGCAAGTGGAGCTGACCGGTGACGAGGACGAGAGTGAGCGTGAAGCCCTGCTGGCGGACCATCCGCGGTACGGGGGGCTCGAGGCCGCGCTGGTGCTCTCAGTGGATGACGAGGCGGAGTTGGCCCGGGTCTGGGTGCGTCGCCACGGTGAGCTGGAGCTCCCCTTCGAGGGCATGGCCTGGGCGCGCCCCTACCTCAGCCGTACCACGCGGGGGCCAGCGCCCGAAAACGTTTCCGATGTCGTCTCGGTCGGTGACATTATCCGGGTGGACCGCGCGCCGGATGTTCCGAGGCTGGCTGCCATCCCGGCGGTGGAGGGCTCAGTGGTGGCGCTGGACCCGGAGAATGGTGCGGTACTGGCGTTGGCGGGTGGTTTCGACTTCTTCCGCAGTTCTTTCAACCGCGCGGTGCAATCGCGCCGTCAGCCCGGCTCGGCGTTCAAGCCCTTCATTTACGCCGCTGCACTGGAGCAGGGCTACACGCCGGCGAGCATGCTCAGTGACACGCCGATCGTCATGCATGACGAATCCCTGGAGACGAGTTGGCGGCCGACCAACTACAGCGGGCGGGTCTACGGACCCACCCGCTTCCGCGAGGCCCTGGTGCACTCGCGTAACCTGGCCTCGATCCGCCTGCTCCGCAACGTGGGCATCGATGAAACGCTGGATTACCTGGCCCGGATCGGGCTCGACACCAGTGTCATGCCCAACGGCCTCTCGCTGGCCCTCGGCAGCGGGGAGATGACGCCGTTGGCCATGACCCAGGGATACGCCCTGTTTGCCAACGGAGGCTTCCGGGTGATGCCCCACTTCATCGATCGGATCGAGAGCGCTCAGGGCGAGGTCCACTTCCAGGCTCGGCCGCCCGTTGCCTGCGTCGACTGCAGCCGGATGCAGGTGCAGGCCGACCTGCAGGAGGAGGCTGGTAGCGTGGCGCTGCAACCGGTGGCGGACTCGGTCCTGCCGGCCACCGATGCCTACCTGATGACCAGCATCATGCAGGACGTGATTCAGCGGGGCACAGGTCGGGCCGCGCAGCGTCTGGGGCGGAACGACCTGGCGGGCAAGACGGGCACCACGAACGACGGCCGGGATGCCTGGTTTGTCGGCTATAACAACCGGGTAGTGGCGAGTGCCTGGGTGGGCTTTGACAACAATGACCAGTTGGGCCCCCGGGAGACCGGCGCATCCACGGCGCTGCCCATCTGGACCGACTTCATGGAGCAGGCCCTCAACGGGGTGCCCGATGCGCCACTGCGGCAGCCCGATGGGCTGGTAACCGTGCGGATCGACCCGGAGGACGGGCGCCGTGTACGGGCCGGTGAGGGTGGCATGTTCGAGATCTTCCGCGAGGACAATCTGCCCGATGTGGCGCCGCGGGGCTCTGGCGGCAGTGGCTCGGGCAGCCGGGAGCAGGATATCTTCTAG
- a CDS encoding citrate synthase, producing MSEKTVTLTDNSTGKSVELPVYQGTHGPEVVDIKSVFGELGYFTYDAGFTSTASCKSRVTYIDGDNGVLLYRGYPIEQLAEKSSFLEVSYLLLHGELPNKAELDQFVSSVTNHTMLNESLKDFFDGFHYNAHPMAMLTGVVGSLSAFYHGELDINDPNNRELTAHRVIAKMPTIAAAAYKHLVGEPFVYPRNDLSYSGNLLNMLFSRPTEKYEVNPVAERALDQLLILHADHEQNASTSTVRLAGSTGTNPFAAIAAGCAALWGPAHGGANEAVLNMLNEIGDVSNVPKFIEKAKDKNDPFRLMGFGHRVYKNFDPRATIIRKTCHEVLEELGVGKDPQLELAMELEDIALQDDYFVERKLYPNVDFYSGIIYRALGIPTEFFTVLFALGRTPGWLAQWMEMVNDPEQRIGRPRQLYTGAAKRDYTPVDQRG from the coding sequence ATGTCCGAGAAGACCGTCACCCTGACCGACAACAGCACCGGCAAGTCCGTGGAGCTGCCGGTCTACCAAGGCACCCATGGCCCCGAAGTCGTCGACATTAAAAGTGTCTTCGGCGAATTGGGCTACTTCACCTACGATGCAGGCTTCACCTCCACCGCAAGCTGCAAGAGCCGTGTCACCTACATCGATGGTGATAACGGCGTGCTGCTCTACCGCGGCTACCCCATCGAGCAGCTGGCCGAGAAAAGCTCTTTCCTGGAGGTTTCCTACCTGCTGCTGCACGGGGAACTGCCGAACAAGGCCGAACTGGACCAGTTCGTCAGCTCGGTGACCAACCACACCATGCTCAATGAGAGCCTGAAGGACTTCTTCGACGGCTTTCACTACAACGCCCACCCCATGGCGATGCTCACCGGCGTGGTCGGGTCACTGTCCGCCTTCTACCACGGCGAGCTGGACATCAACGACCCGAACAACCGCGAACTCACCGCGCACCGGGTCATCGCCAAGATGCCGACCATCGCGGCCGCGGCCTACAAGCACCTGGTGGGCGAGCCCTTCGTCTACCCGCGGAACGACCTGTCCTACTCGGGCAACCTGCTGAACATGCTGTTCTCCCGCCCCACCGAGAAGTACGAGGTGAACCCGGTGGCGGAGCGGGCGCTGGACCAGCTGTTGATCCTGCACGCCGATCACGAGCAGAACGCCTCCACCTCCACGGTGCGCCTGGCGGGCTCCACCGGCACCAACCCCTTCGCCGCCATCGCCGCCGGCTGTGCCGCGCTGTGGGGACCGGCCCACGGGGGTGCCAACGAGGCGGTGCTGAACATGCTCAACGAGATCGGCGACGTTTCCAACGTGCCGAAATTCATTGAAAAGGCGAAGGACAAGAACGACCCCTTCCGCCTGATGGGCTTTGGCCACCGGGTCTACAAGAACTTCGATCCGCGCGCCACCATCATCCGCAAGACCTGCCACGAGGTACTGGAGGAGCTGGGCGTGGGCAAGGACCCGCAGCTGGAGCTGGCCATGGAGCTGGAGGATATCGCCCTGCAGGACGACTACTTCGTGGAGCGCAAGCTCTACCCGAACGTCGACTTCTACTCCGGCATCATCTACCGGGCCCTGGGCATCCCCACCGAGTTCTTCACGGTGCTGTTCGCCCTCGGGCGCACCCCGGGCTGGCTGGCGCAGTGGATGGAGATGGTCAACGACCCCGAGCAGCGCATCGGGCGTCCGCGCCAGCTCTACACCGGTGCCGCCAAGCGCGACTATACGCCGGTGGACCAGCGCGGCTGA
- a CDS encoding type B 50S ribosomal protein L31, with the protein MKQGIHPKYREVVFQDISSDFAFLTRSTVRTNETIQWEDGKEYPLFKVEVSSKSHPFYTGKQRALSSGGRVDQFQKKFGISTGN; encoded by the coding sequence ATGAAGCAAGGCATTCATCCCAAATACCGTGAGGTTGTGTTTCAGGACATCTCCTCCGATTTTGCATTCCTGACCCGCTCCACGGTCCGTACCAACGAGACCATCCAGTGGGAGGACGGCAAGGAGTACCCGCTGTTCAAGGTAGAGGTCTCCAGCAAGAGCCACCCCTTCTACACCGGCAAGCAGCGTGCGCTGAGCTCCGGTGGCCGGGTGGATCAGTTCCAGAAGAAGTTCGGCATCAGCACCGGCAACTGA
- a CDS encoding amidoligase family protein: protein MSDPQAPSPMDPGFPLPERACRADGQSRLVGFELEFAGLSPDGAADAIQEVFGGEVRRESRFVNRVCDTAWGEFKVEVDARVLKERSYRSLLTQMGFNLEPETLDNLDEQVLRLASTVVPVEVVTPPVPVTEAGQIESLREALRRRLAQGTRAGLMYAFGLHLNPELPDLEVDTLRSTLQAYLLLLPWLKWRDDTDAVRRLTPFIQDFPAEYVRQVLRPGYRPDQHAFIRDFLAWNTTRNRSLDLLPLLTHLDRDQVRRALPDDPLTQARPTWHYRLPNCLVDDPDWRIARPWVDWLMVERLAGNGSLLEQLISDWLARGFSLTDQRWIQHVDRCLARSGR from the coding sequence GTGTCTGACCCACAGGCGCCAAGCCCCATGGATCCGGGTTTCCCCTTGCCGGAGCGCGCCTGCCGGGCTGACGGTCAGTCGCGCCTGGTCGGCTTCGAACTGGAGTTTGCCGGGCTTTCGCCGGACGGCGCCGCGGATGCGATCCAGGAGGTGTTCGGCGGCGAGGTCCGGAGGGAGAGCCGCTTCGTAAACCGGGTCTGCGATACCGCCTGGGGCGAGTTCAAGGTAGAAGTGGACGCCCGGGTGCTCAAGGAGCGCAGCTACCGGAGCCTGCTCACCCAGATGGGTTTCAACCTCGAGCCCGAGACCCTGGACAACCTGGACGAGCAGGTCTTGCGGTTGGCGAGCACCGTGGTGCCGGTAGAGGTGGTTACCCCGCCGGTGCCCGTCACCGAGGCCGGGCAGATCGAATCGCTGCGCGAAGCCCTGCGCCGACGGCTCGCCCAGGGGACCCGGGCCGGCCTCATGTACGCCTTCGGCCTGCACCTCAACCCCGAACTGCCCGACCTGGAGGTGGATACCCTCCGCAGCACCCTGCAGGCCTATCTGCTGCTGCTGCCCTGGCTGAAGTGGCGCGATGACACCGATGCCGTGCGTCGCCTCACCCCCTTCATACAGGACTTCCCGGCCGAGTACGTGCGCCAGGTGCTGCGGCCGGGTTATCGGCCGGACCAGCATGCGTTCATCCGGGACTTCCTCGCCTGGAACACCACCCGCAACCGCAGCCTGGACCTGCTGCCCCTGCTCACCCACCTGGACCGGGACCAGGTCCGCAGGGCCTTGCCGGATGACCCGTTGACCCAGGCGCGGCCAACCTGGCACTACCGGCTGCCCAACTGCCTGGTGGACGACCCCGACTGGCGCATCGCCCGCCCCTGGGTCGACTGGCTGATGGTGGAGCGCCTGGCCGGAAACGGGTCGCTGCTGGAGCAACTGATCAGCGACTGGCTTGCCCGGGGTTTCAGCCTCACCGATCAGCGCTGGATCCAGCACGTGGACCGATGCCTCGCCCGCAGCGGCCGCTGA
- a CDS encoding gamma-glutamyl-gamma-aminobutyrate hydrolase family protein, giving the protein MPRPQRPLIGVTGPDRGGAAAWLMAALAVRLAGGRPWRVSPRRPEPPRPLDGLILGGGADVDPGLYGEERVEPGEMRRGPTAWWRFLLSWLLLPVIYVLRWLLSISPGPRGDYARDALEWRLLADALARDIPVLGICRGAQLLNVYMGGSLHQDLSSFYEESPQVHSIWPYKRVTVSRGSGLYRWLGPEARINSLHRQAINELGDGLAAVAWERAGVVQAVEGQRGALLLGVQWHPEYLPQRREQRALFRALVRAAVAARKNNGD; this is encoded by the coding sequence ATGCCTCGCCCGCAGCGGCCGCTGATCGGGGTCACCGGCCCCGACCGGGGTGGCGCCGCGGCCTGGTTGATGGCCGCCCTGGCGGTGCGGCTGGCCGGGGGGCGGCCCTGGCGGGTCTCACCGCGGCGTCCTGAGCCGCCCCGCCCCCTGGACGGTCTGATCCTGGGCGGTGGGGCGGATGTGGACCCGGGGCTTTACGGCGAGGAGCGGGTGGAGCCCGGGGAGATGCGCCGCGGGCCCACGGCCTGGTGGCGGTTCCTGCTCTCCTGGCTGTTGCTGCCGGTGATCTACGTGCTGCGCTGGCTGCTCAGCATCAGCCCCGGCCCCCGGGGCGACTACGCTCGTGATGCCCTGGAATGGCGCCTGCTGGCCGATGCCCTCGCCCGGGACATCCCTGTCCTGGGCATCTGCCGCGGCGCGCAGTTGCTCAACGTGTACATGGGGGGCTCGCTCCACCAGGACCTGAGCAGCTTTTACGAGGAGAGTCCCCAGGTGCACAGCATCTGGCCGTACAAGCGGGTGACAGTCAGCCGCGGTTCCGGGTTGTACCGGTGGCTGGGGCCGGAGGCACGGATCAACTCCCTGCACCGCCAGGCCATTAATGAACTGGGCGATGGCCTGGCCGCCGTGGCCTGGGAGCGGGCCGGCGTGGTGCAGGCGGTGGAGGGGCAGCGGGGCGCCCTGCTACTGGGCGTGCAGTGGCACCCCGAGTACCTACCCCAGCGCCGGGAGCAGCGGGCGCTGTTCCGCGCCCTGGTGCGGGCCGCTGTAGCAGCGCGCAAAAATAACGGCGATTGA
- the uvrA gene encoding excinuclease ABC subunit UvrA, with translation MDHIRIEGARTHNLQDINLSLPRNRLVVITGLSGSGKSSLAFDTLYAEGQRRYVESLSAYARQFLSMMEKPDVDHIEGLSPAISIEQKSTSHNPRSTVGTVTEIHDYLRLLYARAGRPHCPEHDIELNAQTVSQIVDQVLALPEGEKIMLLAPVVDGRKGEHRDVIDTLRTQGYVRLRVDGEVYDIDSVPALDPKRRHTIEAVVDRFRVRPDLATRLADSVETALALSDGLLRAAWMDDPAREPLVFSARYACPQCGYAISELEPRIFSFNNPRGACPDCDGLGVRTFFDPARVVIHPELPLTGGAIRGWDRRNAWYHAMIQSLARHFDFDPETPWQDLPGGIRDTLLYGSGDEAIEFRYPGPRGETRKTHPFEGVIPNMSRRYRETDSTAVREELARYQAVQTCPTCDGTRLNRTARHVFVGPLTLPEVARLPVGRCLGHFEALKLEGARGEIAGRILREITTRLSFLVNVGLDYLSLDRAADTLSGGEAQRIRLASQIGAGLTGVMYVLDEPSIGLHQRDNERLLNTLVRLRDLGNTVIVVEHDEDAIRAADHVVDMGPGAGVHGGRVIAEGTPQQVTDHPDSLTGDYLAGRREIPVPAERRPVQADRVAWLRGATGHNLKNVDVGIPAGLFVAVTGVSGSGKSTLINDTLYRYAARELNGASAAPAPCRGMDHLKLFDKVIEIDQAPIGRTPRSNPATYTGLFTPLRELFAGTPEARSRGYGPGRFSFNVKGGRCEACQGDGVIRVEMHFLPDLHVPCDVCKGRRYNRETLEIRYKGLDIARVLELTVEEALDLFDAIPGIRRRLQTLMDVGLGYIHLGQSATTLSGGEAQRVKLARELARRDTGKTLYILDEPTTGLHFHDIAQLLGVLQRLVEHGNTVVVIEHNLDVIKTADHVIDLGPEGGDGGGRIVATGTPEAIARVEASHTGRFLRPMLSGN, from the coding sequence ATGGATCACATCCGCATCGAGGGGGCCCGCACCCACAACCTGCAGGACATCAACCTGTCCCTGCCCCGCAACCGGCTGGTGGTGATCACCGGCCTGTCCGGCTCGGGCAAGTCGTCGCTCGCCTTCGACACCCTCTACGCCGAGGGCCAGCGCCGCTACGTGGAGTCGCTCTCCGCCTACGCCCGGCAGTTCCTCTCCATGATGGAGAAGCCAGACGTGGACCACATCGAGGGGCTGTCGCCCGCCATCTCCATCGAGCAGAAGTCCACCTCCCACAACCCCCGTTCCACCGTGGGCACGGTCACCGAGATCCACGACTACCTGCGCCTGCTCTACGCCCGGGCCGGCCGCCCCCACTGCCCCGAGCACGACATCGAGCTGAACGCCCAGACCGTCTCGCAGATCGTCGACCAGGTACTCGCGCTGCCGGAGGGGGAGAAGATCATGCTGCTCGCCCCGGTGGTGGACGGCCGCAAGGGCGAACACCGGGACGTGATCGACACCTTGCGCACCCAGGGCTACGTGCGCCTGCGGGTGGACGGCGAGGTGTACGACATCGACAGCGTGCCCGCGCTGGACCCGAAGCGGCGGCACACCATCGAGGCGGTGGTGGACCGCTTCCGGGTAAGGCCCGACCTGGCCACCCGGCTGGCCGACTCGGTGGAGACAGCGCTGGCCCTCTCCGACGGCCTGCTGCGCGCCGCCTGGATGGACGACCCGGCGCGGGAGCCGCTGGTCTTCTCGGCCCGCTACGCCTGCCCGCAATGCGGCTACGCCATCAGCGAGCTGGAGCCGCGCATCTTCTCCTTCAACAACCCGCGCGGGGCCTGCCCCGACTGTGACGGGCTGGGGGTGCGTACCTTCTTTGACCCAGCGCGGGTGGTGATCCACCCCGAACTGCCACTGACCGGCGGCGCCATACGGGGCTGGGACCGGCGCAACGCCTGGTACCACGCCATGATCCAGTCCCTGGCCCGGCACTTCGACTTCGACCCGGAGACCCCCTGGCAGGACCTGCCCGGTGGCATCCGCGACACCCTGCTCTACGGCTCCGGCGACGAGGCGATCGAGTTCCGCTACCCCGGCCCCCGGGGCGAGACCCGCAAGACCCACCCCTTCGAGGGGGTCATCCCCAACATGAGCCGGCGCTACCGGGAGACCGACTCGACGGCGGTGCGCGAGGAGCTGGCGCGCTACCAGGCGGTGCAGACCTGCCCGACCTGCGACGGCACCCGCCTCAACCGCACCGCCCGGCACGTCTTCGTCGGGCCGCTGACCCTGCCGGAGGTGGCCCGCCTGCCGGTGGGCCGCTGCCTGGGCCACTTCGAGGCGCTGAAACTGGAGGGCGCCCGGGGCGAGATCGCTGGCCGCATCCTGCGCGAGATCACCACCCGGCTGAGCTTCCTGGTCAATGTGGGGCTCGACTACCTGAGCCTGGACCGGGCCGCCGACACCCTCTCCGGCGGCGAGGCCCAGCGCATCCGCCTGGCCAGCCAGATCGGCGCCGGGTTGACGGGCGTGATGTATGTGCTCGACGAGCCCTCCATCGGCCTGCACCAGCGGGACAACGAGCGGCTGCTCAACACCCTGGTGCGGCTGCGCGACCTGGGCAACACCGTGATCGTGGTGGAACACGACGAGGACGCCATCCGCGCCGCCGACCACGTGGTGGACATGGGCCCCGGCGCCGGCGTGCACGGTGGCCGGGTGATCGCCGAGGGCACCCCGCAGCAGGTCACCGACCACCCGGACTCGCTCACCGGCGACTACCTGGCCGGGCGGCGCGAGATCCCGGTGCCCGCCGAGCGCCGCCCGGTGCAGGCCGACCGGGTGGCCTGGCTGCGGGGGGCCACCGGGCACAACCTGAAAAACGTGGACGTGGGCATCCCCGCCGGGCTGTTCGTGGCAGTCACCGGGGTGTCCGGCTCCGGCAAGTCCACCCTCATCAATGACACCCTCTACCGTTACGCCGCCCGGGAGCTGAACGGCGCCAGCGCCGCCCCGGCCCCCTGCCGGGGCATGGACCACCTGAAACTGTTCGACAAGGTCATCGAAATCGACCAGGCCCCCATCGGCCGCACCCCCCGCTCCAACCCGGCCACGTATACCGGGCTGTTCACGCCGCTGCGGGAGCTGTTCGCCGGCACCCCGGAGGCCCGCTCCCGGGGCTACGGACCGGGGCGCTTCTCCTTCAACGTGAAAGGCGGGCGCTGCGAGGCCTGCCAGGGGGACGGGGTGATCCGGGTGGAGATGCACTTCCTGCCCGACCTGCACGTGCCCTGTGACGTCTGCAAGGGCCGGCGCTACAACCGGGAGACCCTGGAGATCCGCTACAAGGGGCTGGATATCGCCCGGGTGCTGGAGCTGACCGTGGAGGAGGCGCTGGACCTCTTTGACGCCATCCCCGGCATCCGCCGCCGGCTGCAGACCCTGATGGACGTGGGCCTGGGCTACATCCACCTGGGCCAGAGCGCCACCACCCTCTCCGGCGGCGAGGCCCAGCGGGTGAAACTGGCCCGGGAACTGGCCCGGCGGGACACCGGCAAGACACTCTACATATTGGACGAACCCACCACCGGGCTGCACTTCCACGACATCGCGCAACTGCTGGGGGTGCTTCAGCGTCTGGTAGAGCACGGCAACACGGTGGTGGTCATCGAGCACAACCTGGACGTCATCAAGACGGCCGATCATGTCATCGATCTGGGCCCGGAGGGCGGCGACGGCGGCGGGCGCATCGTGGCCACCGGCACGCCGGAGGCCATCGCCCGGGTAGAAGCCTCGCATACCGGGCGTTTTCTGCGGCCGATGCTCTCAGGTAACTGA